In the Raineyella fluvialis genome, ATCGACGGCGTGCAGCGACTCCTCGAACCCCCGCACGTACCGTCCGGCGCGCTGTTGGTCTTCGGCGTCATCGGTCTCGCCGGCAACCTCGCCTCGCTCGCCGTCCTGCTGGCCCACCGCGACGTCAACCTCAATCTGCGCGCCGCCTTCCTCGAGGTCGCCAACGACGCCCTCGGCTCCGTCGCCGTGATCGTCTCGGCCATCCTCATCGGGGCCCTCGGGTGGCTGCGGGCCGACGCGGTCGCCGCGATGGTCATCGCGGTGCTGATCATCCCCCGGACCCTCGCACTGCTCCGCTATTCGACGGTGGTGCTGCTGGAGTGGTCGCCGAAGGGTCTGGATCTCGCCGAGGTGCGCCGGCACCTGCTGGAGATCGACCACGTCCTGGAGGTGCACGACCTGCACGCGAGTGTGATCGCCACCGGGCTGCCGGTGCTCAGCGCGCATGTCGTCGTGGAGGAGGAGTGCTTCCGCACCGGCCACGCGCCCCTGCTGCTGGATGCCCTGCAGTCCTGCGTCGCCGGGCATTTCCCCGTGTCGGTGGAGCATTCGACGTTCCAGCTCGAGCCACCGGGGCACCGCGATCACGAGGACATGCCGGGCGTGTAGGCTGTGCCTCGCACCACGCGGTAACCGAGGAAGCCGGTGAGATTCCGGCACGGTCGCGCCACTGTGAGTCCAAGTCAGGAACTCGGCCCGCGTACACCACGACTGGGACGCGCCATCCCGGAGAGGACATCATGAGCGTTCGGTCCTTCTGCACCGCTCACGTCTGCACCGCCTAGCGCGCCCCGTATTGAACG is a window encoding:
- a CDS encoding cation diffusion facilitator family transporter, translated to MGHDHSHGSHSHGTAPERRLVVALGITATVLVAEVAGAALTRSLALLTDAAHMLTDTAGLALAVMATRLATRPADERRTWGFRRAEVISAQWQAAILLAVGVYALIDGVQRLLEPPHVPSGALLVFGVIGLAGNLASLAVLLAHRDVNLNLRAAFLEVANDALGSVAVIVSAILIGALGWLRADAVAAMVIAVLIIPRTLALLRYSTVVLLEWSPKGLDLAEVRRHLLEIDHVLEVHDLHASVIATGLPVLSAHVVVEEECFRTGHAPLLLDALQSCVAGHFPVSVEHSTFQLEPPGHRDHEDMPGV